The following proteins come from a genomic window of Microtus ochrogaster isolate Prairie Vole_2 unplaced genomic scaffold, MicOch1.0 UNK134, whole genome shotgun sequence:
- the LOC101981272 gene encoding UL16-binding protein 1-like — protein sequence MEEQQMLLAVWFSNSCIGRFLLRQQSKCPGNDAVSLCYSFTVNISESGLSHKVQGQLDEETFILCNRKNCHAIGGLGETLKAKQSWETQVNTLKDGIEQVIGRALYMKPKNDTIRANGNPNASCALYRNGHKVLYLHPSTRKWTEVDPGSMQIKEKWEQNKNLRDFLNKTSQGDCRDYLEKTISKLDLEKKLEPTVLVKDTAGIFTSTLPTIAPDVDQSSSMTTKPNAFVLLFTLALLVLLNYLLKMLQRSRESSSGSTTLPFHQPPPDESGCCGHNTSCSITLC from the exons atggaggaacagCAGATGCTGCTTGCTGTCTGGTTCTCTAACTCCTGCATAGGTAGATTTCTACTCCGGCAACAGTCCAAGTGCCCAGGGAATG ATGCTGTTTCTCTTTGCTACAGCTTCACTGTTAACATTTCAGAGTCTGGACTGTCCCACAAAGTCCAAGGACAACTGGATGAagagacttttattttatgtaaccGTAAAAACTGCCATGCCATTGGTGGTCTGGGGGAAACACTAAAAGCCAAACAGTCCTGGGAAACCCAGGTCAACACTCTGAAAGATGGAATTGAACAGGTCATTGGTCGAGCACTTTACATGAAGCCGAAGAACGATACAATCAGAG CAAATGGAAATCCCAATGCATCCTGTGCCTTATACCGCAATGGACACAAAGTGCTGTATCTTCACCCAAGCACTAGAAAGTGGACTGAAGTTGATCCTGGATCCATGCAGATAAAAGAGAAGTGGGAGCAAAACAAGAATTTAAGAGACTTCTTAAACAAGACCTCACAGGGGGACTGCAGGGACTATCTTGAAAAGACGATCTCTAAGTTAGACTTGGAAAAAAAACTGGAGCCTACAG TTCTGGTCAAAGACACAGCTGGTATTTTCACTTCAACCTTACCAACCATTGCCCCAGACGTGGACCAGTCTTCATCCATGACCACGAAGCCCAATGCCTTTGTCTTGCTGTTCACCTTAGCCCTCCTGGTTCTCTTAAACTATCT GTTGAAGATGTTACAGAGAAGTCGTGAGAGTTCATCTGGTTCCACCACTCTCCCTTTCCATCAGCCTCCACCAGATGAATCAGGATGCTGTGGACACAACACTTCATGCTCCATCACGCTGTGCTAA